GGGCTGCGGAGGAGGCGGAGTGCATGATGGAGCTGGCCCAGCTCGGGGCGGACCGCCCCAAGAACGTGCTCGTCCTCATGAGCGACACCGGCGGTGGCCACCGTGCCTCCGCCGAGGCCATCCGCGACGCCTTCCGCCTCGAATATGGAGACGAGTACAGGGTTCATATAATCCTCTGCATCTTCAAAATCTCTTTAGAAGAGCATAAAGATGTCATTTGTCTTTGTTTTGCGAGTTGGTTTGTAGCGTTTTCGCTATGTAGCCCGATTCCTTCACGGTGGTTGGCTTTTTTGctcgcttcttcttcttccttcttcttttcatttATAGTTTGTGAATTTTATTGGCTTTTTTTGGGCTTTTTTAGTTTGCGTTTCTATGGGATCCTAGTGCTTTCTTGAAGGAATTCCGGAACATATCGGGTGGCATATTGCCTCCCTTCCATATATGACAAAAAGTTTACATGTTTCAttcattttgttttattttattattattattatttttcggaTAAGCCGCCCTTTCATATGtaaacaaaagtttgaattttCTTTCTTTAGTTTGACGTGCTTGGTTTACCATTTTTCTTGCTTGGATCCACAGGTCTTcgtgaaggacttgggcaaagagcaTGCGGGTTGGCCTCTGAACGACATGGAGAGGGCCTATAAGTTCATGTTGAAGCATGTCTCGCTATGGAAGGTCGCTTTCCATAGCACCTATCCTCGTTGGGTTCATTGCTCCTATCTCGCCGCCCTTGCTGCACTCTATGCTAGGTATATATGgcctctctttcttgttctttttctgttCACAGTTGTGGTAGTTCTCAGCTCGGTGTCATTACCAGTTAACAACAGAGTCTCAAAACTTTCGGGATTTTCCATACAGTATTCCACAAGTGATGCTCCATTGGATAAGAGAACATATTCTACAAATTATATGGAACTTAATCTCTATTGGACTTGCGATTATGGCTAACGTTTTTAATTTTTGCGAGTACTGAAGGAAGGTGGAGGCTGGTCTGATGAAGTACAACCCAGACATTATTATAAGCGTGCATCCCCTCATGCAGCACATACCTTTGTGGGTTCTCAAACGGCAGAGCTACCAAAAGAGAGTCGTTTTTGTTACTGTCATCACAGACCTCAACACCTGCCACCCTACATGGTATGTTCGACTTAGATCTCATCTGAAAATATGATTGCCACTGTGCGTGTTCTCCTTCTGCTACCTCTTGTGTTGCTTCACATTTTAAAACAATATTATTGCAATTTATTTCAGGTTCCATGCTGGGGTGAACAGATGCTATTGCCCTTCGGAGGAGGTGTCGAAGAGAGCTCTGCTAGAGGGCCTAAAGCCTTCTCAGATCCGTGTCTTCGGTTTGCCAATTCGACCATCCTTCTGCCGTGCAGTTTTAAACAAGGTTTGTGCCCTTGCCACAGTGTATACTTTTGTTATTGCACCTCTTTCAGTTCTCACTCTGCTGAAAAGAAttagaattttaatttattaCAGGATGATCTGAGAGAAGAACTGGAGATGGACCCTCATTTGCCTGCAGTTCTACTGATGGGAGGTGGTGAGGGAATGGGTCCGGTCAAGGAAACTGCAATGGCTTTAGGAGAAGCCCTGTTTGATGAAGAGCTCGGCAAATCTACTGGGCAGATTGTTGTCATATGTGGCCATAACCAGATATTGAGTTCCGCATTGCAGTCAACCGAATGGAGGATTCCAGTGAAGGTAGTGTAGCTGGTTTCAGATACTAACGAGCCTACAGTATTGTTGGTACATTTTAAGCTTTTGTTTGTTGCTAGCTGTTCGATGTCGCCTTTGTTGTCAGATTAGAGGATTTGAGACCCAGATGGAGAAATGGATGGGAGCTTGTGATTGTATCATAACGAAGGTATGCTGGTTTCCTTGATGTTCAAATCAGTCTGCATGCTTTGGAGTTTTTGGCCTGATGGCTTCAATGTGTTCATGTGTGTTTACAGGCAGGACCAGGTACAATTGCTGAGGCATTGATCAGGGGACTTCCTATTATCCTCAATGACTTTATACCTGGACAGGTCAGTGTCAGTGTCTACTTTCTACTGTCCTACTACATCTGTTTCATTCCAACCTCGTCAAGTCACTTCATACCTAGATCTGTTTCATATTTACCTACTATGGCATAGATATGCCTCTTAATTATTCAAACTAATTGTTGGAGTCTGAATCTGCTGGCTTTGTTTCTTCTTATCCAGTTGACATTCGCGCCTAGTCTATATTTGGAAGAGTAGATCAGAGACaagattatttttgaaatttcaaTAATAACCTTGCTACAATAAGAAACAAGTGGAATGACCTCATTTCCAAGGTCTTTCTCAAGCTTGTGGTAGTTTCCTTCTTTGTCTACTTCCAAGAATATAAGACTATCTCATCACCAACAAGACTGGTGTTTAATTAGCTGCCATGTTAGTGCATGGAGAATTCTAATAAGATTGCTGTTGAAAGAATGAATTAAGCTATGTCCAtcccaaaaaaggaaaaagaaagaatgaaGTTGTGGATGTATCTGTACACAACTGTATGCATGCATATTTGGCATCCCAAACTTCATAAAAACAGAGTGCAAAGCATCCGCATTTACTCCTTGGAAAGATCGGGTTGGTGCAATCTGGCTTTTGTCTCATGTTGGTGTTGCAGGAAGTTGGTAACATTCCCTATGTAGTAGACAATGGAGCTGGAGTATTCTCCAAAAGCCCCAAGGAAACAGCCAGCCTTGTTGCTCGGTGGTTGGGTCCTGACAGAGACGAGCTGAAGAAATTCTCAGGGAATGCACTCAAACTGGCGCAACCTGGTGCAGTGTTCGATATCGTGAAGGACATGCACCAGCTGGTCCAGCAGCGTGGGCCAATGGCCCCTATCTCCTATTCTTTGACTTCATCATTCTCTTAGCCATATGGTAGCCAGTTTAATTACACGTTCAGTGAATTGGATGTGTTCCTTTAGACTCCAGCAAAGCATGGTAGTGCACGGTCAGCATTGATATGGGCACCATTGGTTCCAAAACTTCAGGCTGTGGGTTGGGTACATGAGGGCTTGTTTTTGCTAGAGGGAGAAAGGACTGCGTGCTCTGTTGTCATT
The DNA window shown above is from Elaeis guineensis isolate ETL-2024a chromosome 8, EG11, whole genome shotgun sequence and carries:
- the LOC105050115 gene encoding probable monogalactosyldiacylglycerol synthase 3, chloroplastic — translated: MVMSVVAPRRSIREAVLHRALAYHRVGGDGGGGKQQRRRCSFYGGGAGGSGGDEDGAAAWAAEEAECMMELAQLGADRPKNVLVLMSDTGGGHRASAEAIRDAFRLEYGDEYRVFVKDLGKEHAGWPLNDMERAYKFMLKHVSLWKVAFHSTYPRWVHCSYLAALAALYARKVEAGLMKYNPDIIISVHPLMQHIPLWVLKRQSYQKRVVFVTVITDLNTCHPTWFHAGVNRCYCPSEEVSKRALLEGLKPSQIRVFGLPIRPSFCRAVLNKDDLREELEMDPHLPAVLLMGGGEGMGPVKETAMALGEALFDEELGKSTGQIVVICGHNQILSSALQSTEWRIPVKIRGFETQMEKWMGACDCIITKAGPGTIAEALIRGLPIILNDFIPGQEVGNIPYVVDNGAGVFSKSPKETASLVARWLGPDRDELKKFSGNALKLAQPGAVFDIVKDMHQLVQQRGPMAPISYSLTSSFS